One part of the Lycium ferocissimum isolate CSIRO_LF1 chromosome 8, AGI_CSIRO_Lferr_CH_V1, whole genome shotgun sequence genome encodes these proteins:
- the LOC132066264 gene encoding uncharacterized protein LOC132066264 produces MASLTNLSYISFQYKNPSRFSTMFRVTADSTAPKARFIARRKESLSVKQLQRPLREYMSLPASQYSVLDAERIERVDDSTFRCYVYRFKFFAFEVCPVLLVRVEEQPDGCCIKLLSCKLEGSPIVVAQNDKFDASMVNKISYDSKRSDSPLQQLTSDAVIEVNIEIPFAFQAIPVPAIESTGAQVLDQILKIMLPRFMAQLVKDYQAWASGDTSRQPLGTGQI; encoded by the exons atggCTTCGTTAACAAATCTAAGTTACATTTCATTCCAATACAAAAACCCTAGCAGATTCTCTACAATGTTTCGCGTTACAGCTGATTCTACTGCTCCTAAAGCTAGATTTATTGCTCGACGTAAAGAGTCATTATCTGTTAAGCAACTTCAACGTCCGTTAA GGGAGTATATGAGCTTGCCAGCGAGCCAATACTCGGTGTTGGATGCGGAGAGGATTGAACGAGTGGATGATAGTACGTTCAGGTGTTACGTGTATAGGTTCAAGTTCTTTGCATTTGAAGTTTGTCCTGTTTTGTTGGTTAGAGTTGAGGAGCAGCCTGATGGATGTTGTATCAAGCTGTTGTCTTGCAAG CTAGAGGGATCTCCTATTGTGGTCGCCCAAAATGATAAATTTGATG CTTCTATGGTGAACAAAATATCTTATGACAGCAAGCGAAGTGACTCACCTTTGCAGCAGCTGACTTCAGATGCTGTTATTGAG GTTAACATTGAAATTCCCTTTGCATTTCAAGCAATTCCAGTGCCGGCAATTGAATCAACTGGTGCTCAGGTCCTAGATCAGATACTAAAGATCATGCTTCCTAGGTTTATGGCACAG CTAGTGAAGGACTATCAAGCTTGGGCTTCAGGTGACACTTCAAGGCAGCCTCTAGGAACTGGTCAGATTTGA
- the LOC132068092 gene encoding histone H2B.3, whose amino-acid sequence MAPKAEKKPAEKKPAAEKTPAEKKPKAGKKLPKDAAAAGDKKKKRSKKSVETYKIYIFKVLKQVHPDIGISSKAMGIMNSFINDIFEKLAQESSRLARYNKKPTITSREIQTAVRLVLPGELAKHAVSEGTKAVTKFTSS is encoded by the coding sequence ATGGCACCAAAAGCAGAGAAAAAGCCCGCCGAGAAGAAACCAGCCGCCGAGAAAACTCCAGCAGAGAAGAAACCAAAGGCAGGAAAAAAACTTCCCAAAGACGCCGCTGCTGCCggagataagaagaaaaagagatcCAAGAAATCAGTTGAAACTTACAAGATTTACATCTTTAAGGTGTTGAAGCAAGTTCATCCTGATATCGGTATATCCAGCAAAGCTATGGGAATAATGAACAGTTTTATTAACGATATATTTGAGAAGCTTGCTCAGGAATCTTCTAGACTTGCTCGTTACAACAAAAAGCCTACGATTACTTCGCGTGAAATTCAAACTGCTGTTAGGTTGGTACTTCCTGGTGAATTGGCTAAGCATGCTGTTTCGGAAGGAACAAAAGCTGTTACGAAATTTACTAGTTCTTAA